The proteins below are encoded in one region of Neisseria bacilliformis:
- the secA gene encoding preprotein translocase subunit SecA — protein sequence MLTQLAKKVFGSRNDRLLKQYRKTVAKINALEAQMQESDDAALQAKTAEFKQRIAEGADLDSILPEAFAVCREASRRVLGMRHFDVQLIGGMVLHYGKIAEMRTGEGKTLVATLPVYLNALSGKGVHVVTVNDYLAQRDAATMEPLYNFLGLQVGVIISDLEPHERQDAYGADITYGTNNEFGFDYLRDNMVTTLDRKVQRGLNFAVVDEVDSILIDEARTPLIISGQADDNVSLYQIMNQVPPLLFRQESEEGEGDYWVDEKNHSVILSEAGHEHAEAVLVRMGLLEEGDSLYSVSNIALMHHLMASLRAHSLFHKDQHYVIQDGEIVIVDEFTGRLMSGRRWSDGLHQAVEAKEGVEIKRENQTLASITFQNYFRLYTKLAGMTGTADTEAFEFQSIYNLETVIIPTNRPVQRKDYNDQIFRSTEEKYEAVVKDIIECYKRGQPVLVGTTSIENSELVSNLLNQEGIPHNVLNAKEHQREALIVAQAGKVGAITVATNMAGRGTDIVLGGNVKHQSEAVRADETLSEEEKADRIAKLENGWQEEHDKVMEAGGLHIIGTERHESRRIDNQLRGRAGRQGDPGSSRFYLSFEDPLLRLFALDRAAAILNRLAPERGVAIEAGMLTRQIEGAQRKVEGRNFDMRKQVLEYDDVANDQRKVIYFQRNDILSSQEISGLAKEFREETIASVVDTHMPPESMEEQWDLPALEARLAADFRIHADIQGWLKADNTLDNQDVKERLIAQAEQEYAAKTELVGREEMQEFERNVMLQVIDGQWRDHLAAMDYLRQGIHLRGYAQKNPKQEYKREAFEMFQNLWSGIKYQIASFLSSVQIQMNEPLAEESEPAELSDLHAHAVHADAPDMEEVLSQSRTELAAEAFDPNGGDGDYTPEALAARGIVVHRNEPCPCGSGLKYKQCHGKLA from the coding sequence ATGCTCACACAACTCGCCAAAAAAGTATTCGGCAGCCGCAACGACCGCCTGCTGAAACAGTACCGCAAAACCGTTGCGAAAATCAACGCGCTAGAAGCGCAGATGCAGGAATCGGACGATGCCGCGCTGCAAGCCAAAACGGCCGAATTCAAACAGCGCATCGCCGAGGGCGCGGATTTGGACAGCATCCTGCCCGAAGCGTTCGCCGTCTGCCGCGAGGCTTCGCGCCGCGTGCTGGGCATGCGCCATTTCGACGTGCAGCTGATCGGCGGCATGGTGCTGCACTACGGCAAAATCGCCGAAATGCGCACCGGCGAGGGCAAAACGCTGGTGGCCACCCTGCCGGTGTACCTCAACGCGCTCTCGGGCAAAGGCGTGCACGTCGTAACCGTCAACGACTACCTCGCCCAGCGCGACGCCGCCACCATGGAGCCGCTGTACAACTTCCTCGGCTTGCAAGTGGGCGTCATCATCAGCGATTTGGAACCGCACGAGCGGCAGGACGCCTACGGCGCGGACATCACCTACGGCACCAACAACGAATTCGGCTTCGACTACCTGCGCGACAACATGGTTACCACGCTGGACAGAAAAGTGCAGCGCGGCCTGAACTTCGCCGTGGTGGACGAAGTGGACTCCATCCTGATCGACGAAGCGCGCACCCCGCTGATTATTTCCGGCCAGGCCGACGACAATGTCAGCCTGTACCAAATCATGAACCAAGTCCCCCCCCTGCTGTTCCGCCAGGAAAGTGAAGAAGGCGAAGGCGACTACTGGGTGGACGAAAAAAACCACAGCGTGATTTTGAGCGAGGCCGGACACGAACACGCCGAAGCCGTGCTTGTCCGCATGGGGCTTTTGGAAGAAGGCGACTCGCTCTACTCCGTTTCCAACATCGCCCTGATGCACCACCTGATGGCCTCGCTGCGCGCGCATTCCCTGTTCCACAAAGACCAGCACTACGTCATCCAAGACGGCGAAATCGTGATTGTCGACGAATTCACCGGCCGCCTGATGTCCGGCCGCCGCTGGTCGGACGGCCTGCATCAGGCTGTGGAAGCCAAAGAAGGAGTGGAAATCAAACGCGAAAACCAAACCCTCGCCTCCATCACATTCCAAAACTACTTCCGCCTCTACACCAAACTCGCGGGCATGACCGGCACGGCCGACACCGAAGCCTTTGAATTCCAAAGCATCTACAACCTCGAAACCGTCATCATCCCCACCAACCGCCCCGTCCAGCGCAAAGACTACAACGACCAGATTTTCCGCTCGACGGAAGAAAAATACGAAGCCGTCGTCAAAGACATCATCGAATGCTACAAGCGCGGCCAGCCGGTGCTGGTCGGCACCACCAGCATCGAAAACTCCGAGCTGGTTTCCAACCTGCTCAATCAGGAAGGCATCCCGCACAACGTGTTAAACGCCAAAGAACACCAGCGCGAAGCCCTGATTGTGGCGCAGGCGGGCAAAGTCGGCGCGATCACCGTCGCCACCAACATGGCCGGACGCGGCACCGACATCGTGCTCGGCGGCAACGTCAAGCACCAGTCCGAAGCCGTCCGCGCCGACGAAACCCTCAGCGAGGAAGAAAAAGCCGACCGCATCGCCAAGCTGGAAAACGGCTGGCAGGAAGAACACGACAAAGTCATGGAAGCCGGCGGCCTGCACATCATCGGTACGGAACGCCACGAAAGCCGCCGCATCGACAACCAGCTGCGCGGCCGCGCCGGCCGCCAGGGCGACCCCGGTTCCAGCCGCTTCTACCTCTCGTTTGAAGACCCGCTCCTGCGCCTCTTCGCCCTCGACCGCGCCGCCGCCATCCTCAACCGCCTCGCCCCCGAACGCGGCGTGGCCATCGAAGCGGGCATGCTCACCCGCCAGATCGAAGGCGCGCAGCGCAAAGTGGAAGGCCGCAACTTCGACATGCGCAAACAGGTGTTGGAATACGACGACGTGGCCAACGACCAGCGCAAAGTCATCTATTTCCAGCGCAACGACATCCTGTCCTCGCAGGAAATCTCCGGGCTGGCCAAAGAATTCCGCGAAGAAACCATCGCCTCGGTGGTGGACACCCACATGCCGCCCGAAAGCATGGAAGAACAATGGGACCTGCCCGCGCTCGAAGCCCGCCTCGCCGCCGACTTCCGCATCCATGCCGACATCCAGGGCTGGCTCAAAGCTGACAACACCCTCGACAACCAAGACGTCAAAGAACGCCTGATCGCCCAGGCCGAGCAGGAATACGCCGCCAAAACCGAGCTGGTCGGCCGCGAAGAAATGCAGGAATTCGAGCGCAACGTCATGTTGCAGGTCATCGACGGCCAATGGCGCGACCACCTCGCCGCCATGGACTACCTGCGCCAGGGCATCCACCTGCGCGGCTACGCGCAGAAAAACCCCAAGCAGGAATACAAGCGCGAAGCCTTTGAAATGTTCCAAAACCTGTGGAGCGGCATCAAATACCAAATCGCCTCCTTCCTCAGCTCCGTGCAGATCCAGATGAACGAGCCGCTGGCCGAAGAAAGCGAACCGGCCGAACTCTCCGACCTGCACGCCCACGCCGTCCATGCTGACGCGCCCGACATGGAAGAAGTGCTGTCGCAGTCGCGCACCGAACTAGCCGCCGAAGCCTTCGACCCCAACGGCGGCGACGGCGACTACACCCCCGAAGCACTGGCCGCGCGCGGCATCGTCGTCCACCGCAACGAACCCTGCCCCTGCGGCAGCGGCCTGAAATACAAACAGTGCCACGGCAAACTCGCCTGA
- the earP gene encoding elongation factor P maturation arginine rhamnosyltransferase EarP codes for MNTSPSCHIFCTVIDNFGDIGVSWRLARILQNECRWRVTLWLDDEAALRALCPGLPALPCRYRDTDLRLWREGGDMPQWDETADIVIETFGCNLPEDVKKSIARQKALWLNWEYLSAEEWAAAMHGKPSPQADGTEKFFWLMGFDERGGGLLREKNYTELCRCDPPLFRRQLGLPERNAPEWLLFGYRSGVWADWLRTWQAAGEAMTLLLCGTQVADSLKQSGIIPQECLNRDGDVFQTACVRLARLPFVPQHDFDRLLHLSDGLIVRGEDSFVRAQLAGKPFFWHIYPQDEMAHLDKLSAFWQKVYPLFPPEAAATHRALSEEINGKGRLKNEERLAHWLFLNEHMSAWRQAAQAWRQKLFAQPTAAEKLANFIKRR; via the coding sequence ATGAACACGTCCCCTTCCTGCCATATTTTCTGCACGGTGATCGACAATTTCGGCGACATCGGCGTCAGCTGGCGGCTGGCGCGCATTCTGCAAAACGAATGCCGCTGGCGCGTTACCCTGTGGCTGGACGACGAAGCGGCCTTGCGCGCCCTCTGCCCCGGCCTGCCCGCGCTGCCCTGCCGCTACCGCGACACGGATTTGCGGCTGTGGCGCGAAGGCGGCGACATGCCGCAGTGGGACGAAACTGCCGACATCGTTATCGAAACCTTCGGCTGCAATCTGCCCGAGGATGTGAAAAAAAGCATCGCGCGGCAAAAAGCCCTGTGGCTGAACTGGGAATACCTCAGCGCGGAGGAATGGGCGGCGGCCATGCACGGCAAGCCTTCGCCGCAGGCCGACGGTACGGAAAAGTTTTTCTGGCTGATGGGTTTCGACGAACGCGGCGGCGGACTGCTGCGCGAAAAAAACTATACCGAACTCTGCCGCTGCGACCCGCCGCTTTTCAGACGGCAGCTCGGTTTGCCGGAAAGAAACGCGCCCGAATGGCTGCTGTTCGGCTACCGCAGCGGCGTGTGGGCCGACTGGCTGCGCACCTGGCAGGCGGCGGGCGAAGCGATGACGCTGCTGCTCTGCGGCACTCAAGTTGCAGACAGCCTGAAACAGTCCGGCATCATCCCGCAGGAGTGCCTCAACCGCGACGGCGACGTTTTTCAGACGGCCTGTGTGCGCCTCGCGCGCCTGCCCTTTGTGCCGCAACACGATTTCGACCGCCTGCTGCATCTTTCAGACGGCCTCATCGTGCGCGGCGAAGACAGCTTCGTGCGCGCCCAGCTCGCCGGCAAGCCGTTTTTCTGGCACATCTACCCGCAGGACGAAATGGCGCATTTGGACAAACTGTCCGCCTTCTGGCAGAAGGTTTACCCGCTGTTTCCGCCCGAAGCCGCCGCCACCCACCGCGCCCTATCGGAAGAAATCAACGGAAAAGGCCGTCTGAAAAACGAAGAGCGGCTGGCGCACTGGCTGTTTTTAAACGAACACATGAGCGCATGGCGGCAAGCCGCGCAGGCGTGGCGGCAAAAGCTCTTTGCGCAGCCGACGGCGGCGGAAAAACTGGCAAACTTCATCAAACGCCGCTAA
- the efp gene encoding elongation factor P: MKTAQELRAGNVFMVGNDPMVVQKTEYIKGGRSSAKVSMKLKNLLTGAASETIYKADDKFDVVVLARKNCTYSYFADPMYVFMDDEFNQYEIEAENIGDALKFIVDGMEDVCEVTFYEGNPISVELPTIIVREVEYTEPAVKGDTSGKVMKTARLVGGTEIQVMSYIENGDKVEIDTRTGEFRKRA; this comes from the coding sequence ATGAAAACCGCACAAGAACTGCGCGCCGGTAACGTATTTATGGTCGGCAACGACCCGATGGTGGTGCAGAAAACCGAATACATCAAAGGCGGCCGCTCCTCGGCCAAAGTGAGCATGAAGCTGAAAAACCTGCTCACCGGCGCGGCCTCCGAAACCATCTACAAAGCCGACGACAAATTCGACGTGGTCGTTTTGGCGCGCAAAAACTGCACATACAGCTACTTTGCCGACCCGATGTACGTCTTCATGGACGACGAGTTCAACCAATACGAAATCGAAGCCGAAAACATCGGCGACGCACTCAAATTCATCGTTGACGGCATGGAAGACGTGTGCGAAGTTACCTTCTACGAAGGCAACCCGATTTCCGTGGAACTGCCCACCATCATCGTGCGCGAAGTAGAATACACCGAGCCGGCCGTCAAAGGCGACACCTCCGGCAAAGTGATGAAAACCGCGCGTCTGGTCGGCGGCACCGAAATCCAAGTGATGTCCTACATCGAAAACGGCGACAAAGTGGAAATCGACACCCGCACCGGCGAATTCCGCAAACGCGCCTAA